The genome window tgcgtgcatgtattgttatttatttcttctttttgtctttttattttgttccagATTTACATAATAGCGTATGAACTGTGACTTCAATTTCTTGTAATTAGATTACGCTGCTCTCAACTAATGCTTAACAGGAATGAATTCTCTTTCCCAGTATGAATGGACTCATCTGATAAGCTGTCCGTGAGCCATCTGAATCCTTCTGTACCCGCAGGCACTCATGGGTAATTTACTCAATGATCCTGTTGGTTGGAAATGGCAGAGGGGATCGATTCTTGAGTCCAGGATCAGTTCTGATCTCTTCCATCTCATTATAATGTAATTGTGTTTTGAAGAGGACCAGAGATTTTGCTTTTTGGGGAGTCATTGCAGCTGCCTCCAGCATGAAGCTACGCAGCGAACTTCGCTGATGCTTTACTCCAGAGAGTCTGTCATCGACCAATGCCGCCACCCCTTTGACCTAATTTATCATCCCCCATCTGAAGGCAAAGGTCAGTTAATCCTATTTCTGCATCCTCTCAGTGTGGCCTTTCTTAGGATGTTCAAATTTATGGTGAACCAATGGAATCTATTTTATCAAGTTTAAAGCTGTTATGACCTTTACAGGGTGGTCCTAAAGTCTGAAACCACATTGAACGActagcatttaaacatttggCAAGATTGGCATGACCAAATACATCTAATTCtgaattttatttcatgttgatttattttcttgaaaataCTTTGCCCTTTAACGTATAGGCTGATCTAAAAACctatttataattatttcattatctactcatcctcatgtcattctaaacctgaatgactttcttccttaTGCAGaccacaaaataagatattttgaagaactttggtaaccaaacaacattggcccccattgactttaattgaatggacacaaaaccacatttctcaaaatatgttcttttgtgttgcacagaagagACCAgcaaaggttttaaatgacagaaatgctatatttgtctatccctttaaagacatTTAGACCCCATTGTCTCCTTTTTAAAGTGCAATATCCCCCATTGCCACATAGAGGCAGCAATGGATTTAACGTTGTCAACACATGATGTGATTAATGTATTCTAAAAATACCTTACGAATCACTTTCCCAAAGcaataaaggaatagttcaccttcaaaatgaaaattctgttacaaacatttttcaaaatatcttcttttgtgttctgcagaagaaataaagacataaagGCTGGAAATGACAAAAGAGTGTGTcaataatgacagcattttcattttgaaggtgaatcAAAGATCAGGCATTTCTTCACTCTTTACACTTCCAAAATTACAGATTTGCAGCtctttacattatatatatatgtgtgtagtTGTAGAAATTCTTACTTTTGAGTATCTTATTCATAATGTCTATATTATCTGTGTAAGGTCAGTCTGCAACATTATTTTTCCTTGGCCAAATACAAAGCTTTTTAGTAAAAAGGCAACAGTATGTTGGTGATCAGTCATCttgagattatttatttaaagtaacaTAACCTTCTCAGAAATGACTTGTGCTGAAGGTCTTGACACATGCAGAATATAGCGATGCCGACCAAGAATTCTCTCGTGAGATGTTTATGGAGCAAGATAAAATTGCCATTGTAATCAAGATTAAATGTACCCCAGCAGATCGTGATGAATAGCAGATCCACGCCAGAGATCTCATTATACGATGGGAAATGGAGAGACCAgaaatgtatattaaacaaCATGTTTTGTGCTTGAAACCAGAGTGTTGTCGACAGTGTGAATTACCACTTATTGATAGAACTTGCATTCAACAAATTAGGATAGAAACCGTGTCCAGGTTGTGATGACCTCTTATTATTTCAGCAGTGAATTGTGGGGGTCCTGCAGCGGTGTCTTACAAACAATTAACACAACTAGCTTTGTTATGAAATAATATGTTCCATACTATGACATCATATAACTCAATGCAATTGCGGTTGAGTTTTAAGTTTCCCTCAATTTTTCCTTCTTTGGAAAagtctgtcatctgtgtgccaGCAAAATAAATGGCTCTAGGTCacatgtgatgtttgttcttCACTAAAGAAAAGATGTTTTCTTGTTGAGGCAAGGCAATACATCAGGCGTCTAAAAATGCCATCAAATTTCATATATCACTGCCTACAGGATCTTATTTACACTCACACGTGATTGGATAAGGCTGGGACAAATAAGACAAATCATTACAAGTCCCATAAAAGTGATGAAGGTGAATGTTTTAAGAGCATGAATTAGTCGTCCCTTTGACTTAGCAGTGTCTCAATGTAAACTCTCTGTATTTGGACTAAAAATATCCTATATCATGCAAGATCACTGTCTTTTGTCATTGCGTTCAGCCTTTACATTAGGCATCGCTGTTTGATGTCGTTCAGCTGTGactaaaacaattattatgtgTTCTTGAAGATAGAACAGAACACGTTATAGATGCAAATGCAAGCCAGACATCCAGAAATCTGAATGTTTAGGATTTTGGTTTCTGGTTGAATGATCTCAGTACACTGTCAAAACAACTCACTGATTTTTATCTGTTGTCgctttttttgcattgtttggTCAAGCAGAAACCAAATTGGTGACATCAAGaaactaaatatatatgttttttaatggatttattatttttaaagggatagttcaccaaaaaataaaaccgCTGTCATCGtttgatccaaatctgtatatatttcttagttctaatgaacacagagaaagatatttagacgAAGCCTTTTGACTAAACAgtgccaccattgactaccgtagtagtgaaaattactttttttgttggttttttttgttcatttttacttggatagtcaatggggtccaagaattgttttgttacaatagttcatccaaatcatctctctctgtgttcatcagaacaaagacattcgtacagatttagaacaacttgaaggtaagtaaatgatgacaacatttttatcttcgggtgaactatcccttcaaagtTAGAGTTCCTGTGCATTGACCCATTTCCTTTATTAATTCTATtaaaatgtacactgtaaacCAGGATAAGTTGTACTAACTCAAAAAATTTGAGGCAACTGATTGCCTCTATTTTTTTAGGTTTGCAAACTTAAATATCATCCTTGAGCATGTAGCTAGTTATTTTCAGTAACtgtaaatatcaaaatatatatttagtgtTTGGTTCATCTTAGTTTAATGCAACTCAAAGTTTTGAGTACTGACAACTTTAATTAGTGtgcaacattattttaaacagcTGAAAAAGTGAAATTGAAGTGACGTGTGGCATTCCATACTTGGAATTAGTGccctgcatttaacccatccatgtgcacacacacacacacagcaagtaaCACACATAGCAGTGAACAGCCATTGCTGCGGCATCCGGGGAGATCCGTGCCTTTCTTAAGGGTCTCACCTCAGCCGTGGTATTGACTCGCTCCACCTACAATCCCTGGGCTCGAACCGGTGACGATTGGGTTACAAGTCTgagtctctaaccattaggccatgacttgcatatttttggaaccatcaaaattcaaagtaaaaatgcatgtttataGACTGACGCGAATCCAGCTGCCATGCCCTGCGAGTACGATCGTCCGGGACTCTGGGTATCTTAGGAAAAGCGTCTGAGTGGTGCACGTTCAGCGATGAGTATAGTtgaacctttttttaaaagtcccttAAACTCTAATCTTTAGCGTAGTTGTAAAAACTCAAAAGAATTTTAACTGTAAGCGTAAATCTCTGATAGAGGTTGAATGAACTCAAAAATAATAGTTAGATcaacttttgacacattttgaATACAAGGTACTTTCCATTAGAAGTTAGTTATACTGTTTGGGTTTACAGTGACAACAACATTATATTCCACGATACTGTTTTTGTTCTGCAGGGccttatatttatacatatacagCATGTAAGAATATTTCTGTATCATTTGGCTACATATCCATTTGGATACGATAGGTataaaaaaaagctaaaaagaTGCAGAATTTGCCTACAGTGTGCAGAGAAAAGACTTATCTACATATCCTTTTAAACAACATATAATTGAAAGAATACTACAAGAAAAGCAGTTTGTTGTAAGCGGACAATACACAATTAGAGTAAGTGAGtaacaaagtttaaaaaaaattactgtaAGCGCAGCACAGAAATGCACATACATACCTAAAATAATATGCTGTTAATCTGGAAAACAGTTGATTCAGGCTGAAAACAAAAGTGGTCTTGTTCAGGTGTTACAGGATTTACGGTTTTCCTTTTACTAGGAGTCGACTTGCATATCACAGTAGTAAATTATAACAAAACTCTCCAAAGGTTTGCCAAGGCAGCCTGTTTTACTCTGCACTGTAAGATGTATATTATGCTGTAGATATAAATTGTCTCCTCCAGGGTCTCAGTTCGCTGTGAAATGATGTCATGTCTTCTGGTCAAGGGCTCTCTTTTGTTTCCTGAATGTCCAgatcacataaatattttttttctagtttttatAAGTAATTTATGAaccttcaaaatatattttccataGAATTAGATATATATCCTTTAGGGATCTTTTAGAAGAAGTTTTATTGCCTCTTCGATAAATCATGAATTTTTCTACAAATGTTCCTACAAATGATGCGCATAAATAAATTCCTGTTTCGAAAACAATGCATCAAGAAATACCCCATCTGTGGATTGAACACCTTCATTTAATCATTCCTGGGGTCACGTGCAATCACATTGAATTTAACAGATCCTCACAGTGTCGTGCAGTCGGGCGTGCGCACCGTGGCTGTAATCATTTGCGATCTGTTATGACTAAGAAAAGTCTGACCTTTGACACGGGTAACTGAAGACTGGATGAGACGGTGTCTGTTCAGTGTGTCTCCTGCAAAATGATTAACATCTGTCTTGTGTCAGAATCAGGCTCTGTAAGTACTGCTACGTGCAACAGGCCTACTTTCTCCTCCATTAATCATCTGGTTGAGAACAGGTCTTATCGGCGAGACACTTTGCATGCTTTACATTTACTTCGTGAAAACACGTCTGACCTCGTGCCAAGGACACTTTGATTAATTGTGTGATTGGCTGAAGGTAATTTCACTTGACGGTGTCCCTTGGAAGCTATAAAATGATGCAGGGTAAAATACCTCTTCTTGAAGGACACACGAAGCATGTATACATacactgtatatgtatatgtaattGTGAGTGCTTTCCCTCATGGCTCTTTCTTGCTCTTTGCTGGTACCGGGTAATCTTTAACTATGAAGTTTTTCATTAGGCTTACTGTGTTTTATCCCTTCACCTTGAATGGAGGTGGAATGTAGCAGGAACAAGCAGAGGGTGGTCAACGTTTTATGTTAGGCTGATTACTACGGTAAAATCTTCATGCAGCCTACGGCTCCCCTCAGCTCAGCAAGAAGATTACTAACCATGGGGTCACTGTGGCACAGCCTATGTTGCCATTTTTACTCTCACTTTAAGTTCTGATTTCCTCTCCTTTTTAGGAAAAACGTAAAtttcaataaaagttttaaagggaaagttcttTCACTTTGGTCATGAAGGGTTCGGCTTTGTGGGTTATTGTGGAATGTGCCTGCAGAGGTTTTGGCATCTCGACTGCTACAGGTAGGGTTGTGTTTATTGTCATCTTGTAGGTCATTGTTTCAGTTGCCTTACAATCTTGCAAGTAAGAATGTGTGATTCTAAAGAAGTTTTTACTTTGTTCTGtgaggttttttattttataggcTTTTTGTGCTTCTTAAATTGAACTGAACTTCTGATGTTACTCTCAGTATTGTTTGAAAATTGCTGGTGTGAATAAAGCGAAAACATGCTTAGACAATTTGatagtaaatatgttttacattggatttaaggatttttttaatgataagaATTAAGCTAATGTGAATATGCGATCCAATAGACAAACTATATATTCTTCTTCTTTTAAtactattttgtttttagagttattttgattaaagagaGCATTGCAACATTTTGTGAACACGTTTGTTGTTGAATCTCATTGGTTTTCTATAATAATAGGTTTTTCCAAATCTAATAAGATTTCTCCAGTTTGCCACAGACACTGAACACCTTATTATGATATAAATATGTATGCTGTTGTACcttatgtttctttttctatcaaacacaacaaacaaatgacCTTGGGTAATTTTTGTCTACATATACTGTGTGGCAAATCTGACATCTAGTGGCCATTAGATACACGTGCCATAATTAACCAtcaagaatttattttttacgccatattttttatatttgtttctttgatTGATTGTAATTTCTGCATGTCTATGTTTATgtgagtgttgtgtgtttgtgttgttttctatAATGGGGTGTAGTGCTTTGTGCAGTGGGCATAGAGACACTGAGACAGGGAGAGTTCCAGAGCTTGGCCGTCTATCTCCTGTGAGTATTAAAAAAGGGCTAATTTAATTCAAAGATTTTCACTTACACAAATCACAGGTCACCCCCAATAAAAATATGGTCATTGAATTTCTAACTGTCATTGGCAATATACAGTAGCTTTTCCTGGGAATTACACACAGATGGAAGCAAGTTGGCCTTTTGTCCCAGATTGTGATCTGTCTGGGCTAACAGCCAAACCAGAGAAGTTCTGCATGACCTACAGGGAgatattttcatgaaaaattAACATAAAGGGGTTGTTGATATGCATGAACATACGAATGCAATAAAGCGTCTTGAAGGTCAGGATTACGTATTTGCTTTGTGGTAACTAATAAGTAACTTATtggaataaatgaaaaagtatgTCTCTGTCTTATTGAACTGTTTAGATTCGGATTCCTTTAACTAGAGGGATGTAACTATATCAAATTCACACTGTATCTGATCTTTATACCACCACGGTACAATAATTATtgcaatgtttaaaatgacaaaagatgaTTTGGAAAtgtgccataagcatcctcttttctttgtcCTCTAATaataactgttgcttagaggtatgagttacagtatgagatgggtcaaatgccCTAAAAATCccctttataaaaataattgcaccagacgGACCTTGctaaaggtaacatctattatttcttctaacattctctatgttaggcccAAAAGACCATTCGTTTCATACAGTCACGTGACCACGGTAATATTGTGACAAATTTGCTATTGTGATAACACGatattgataatattgttacatccctattaactacagttaaaataaattgtgaataTTTCTAAACTCATGTGATATATTAACTGCTGCTGTCTGTATTTCCAACAGGATTTCTTCAGTGTTAATAATGCTGTGTGAAGTTGCCTTTTTCATTGATGCTCTCCTGGCAATGTGCCTCTCGTATGTTTTATCACATTATTGGATTGGATGTTGACATATAGCCTGtctataaactataaaaaaattgactatATTCCAAACTGTATaactaaaaaaatctattaagttaatatttatgtgcatgtatgtgtacaTGAAAGTCTAatttcttcatttcatttattttttactctatTTTATTCTATAAGTGTTCTTGATCTGTGATAAACGATTGTaagcaaaaatgtgtatttttctttgcatttagtTGTTCACCCACAAAGCGGTTCTTCGTCGTTTGGAAGAAGCTGGCCAAAGTTGGAGGGTTCCAGAAATTTCTATATTACACAATGATGTCCATAATGTGTTTCCTGCATCCGGTGCTTGCATGGCACGCTGTAATACCAGGTGCTTGGCATTCATGAATAAACATTATTGTACCACTGACCATAAGATTTATTCCTTTAtaggtttattaaaaaatatcatgATCAAACATTCAAATCAATTAACTGTCAATTTTTTTACAGGCATGATGCTGCTAGTGACTGGATTCTTGAATTTTATcctaagtaaaaataaaaaatctgagcCACCTAAATTCCAGTCCAGTGCTTTCAATGACCCAACTCAATCTTCTGtcagtttcacagacatggGAGACACTGAACAGACATTCCCTTTCTTCCACATCATTTCAGGCAAAGGAGCATCTGTTTTTCTCAACAATAGCCGATCACATGGTATCACAGACAGCACTCGGTCTATGCTTGAGGAGGATCAGTCATTAAAGAAAGcccaccacaaaaaaaaaaacacaaacatgagaaATTCACACTTTATAGAGAGTATCAAGGAGGATGATTTTGACACGGAGGAACTGGAGGAAACCTCGTCAGAAAAAGCACCAATAATAAGACTATAAAGGAGTGATCTAAAACGTGAAAGATGtccagtaaataaaaaaacacatcaaaatcaTATTCATTGTTTTGCGTGAGCATTTCTGAAAtaattctttattgtttttaattattattatagcaaGAGTAATAATATTTagtaataatatcaataaaatgtaatatgccACCCATACGTTTTTGAAGCTAAGTCTGTTTTATTGGCTATATGAAATGCATTATGTGTTTTTAGCATCTTTATGGTAAATGAATTGTGTAATGCGCAATGATGTACAGGATGTACAAACACGAAACCTTATACAGCttttaaactatatattttaacCAAAAGGCACGTTTCTTTAGTCCTAATCTTTGGGTCTACCATAGGTCACCAGTGAACCTCTACCAGGTTTTTCTTTGAACAGGAACCGAGTAGAGACTCTCTAGTCTAGAGAGTCTTCAGAAAAAAATTACAGATAATTAGTATATAGAAGTATATAAATGCATgcaaatctttgtttttgtaaaagaaCAAGGAATTAAAAAGCACAATTTAAACTTTGATCTCCAAGTTAAACTTAATGAGAGTTGTTTGTGTGGTTATTCAGCCTGGATCAGTCTAGATCTCCCTCATCCAGACTTCATGCATCAATGCAATTTAGAAGCGTTCTTTCATAATTCTGACCCAAACAGGAGAGCGTTCAGCTAAAAGACAACCAAAAATGCCCCCAGGGGTTATTTCTGAATGGATGACTGCTACATCCTCCTGAATTTTAGAATAATATATCACATATTGCATGTGtttcaaaaatattgaaatgcacattaaatacattttacactgATAACCTTGTCAGCAGCTGTTTAAAAATTGTGTTAATCAAACAGACTTGACAGTGTTTCGCAGGCATTTGTTTATGGATAGTCACAGAGCACAAATGGCATTATTTGAAGCAACTAGAGCGAAAAGTCAATGTGCAGCAATAGGTCATAAAACGATGCTTTCTGCCTTTATAAAGTCTTACACACTCAAGcatacaaaaaacatcaatgtATTAATAGATTAGTTTTGCAGTAAATACAAGTATTGaatatctaataaatgttattatagaAGACTATAAGCATTTTGCAAGTTTTGCTctgtaatattttgtttctatttctATCCATGTTTCCTTATACGGAAGTCCTGTTGACATaatcatgtctctttaaataaaactgtCTTCCCATTGGAGAAGTGTCTTGGCAGCTGAAAGctttctcaaatattttatcAGGCCTGTCAGTGTCATATTTTCCTAGATGGTTTTCTCAAACAAAAAACAGGAAGCTACTTTTCCCTCAGCAGTCCAACCATAACAACAGGCTCAAACTAACAAGCTGAGCATGTTGTAAACATGAACTTTACACATCGTATTTTAAACGAGAtaaaactaacattttgaaGTGCTAAAACCCTAGTGAAGATAAAATAAGACAGGTATGCACATGTATTAACTCATGGTTATCATCAGCCTCAAAGTAATTATCACGAGAATCATCCTGGTGTAAACCGGCTCCCGGCGTTTCCCCGGGCAACAACAGAAGACTCCCGCCCACTGGGTCTCCCATTGGCTCATCTGATTGTCTGAGGAGATGATTGGTTTGCACAGCCGCCAGTCTTGAGAAGCCACAGAAGTATTTTGACCGTATCTCGCTTCTATTCCCTGAGGAAGCCGCCGTTGAAGTGGGAGAGTGAAGTGGGAGATAAGACGCCTTACAACTGGGCGAGTGCTTTTACAAAGGAACCAAATTTCATGAGATGGCAAAGAACTTCATATGCAGGTAAATAGACGAGATGTTCGGGTTGTAGTTTTATTTACGGTGTAACATTGGCCTCTGTATGATCTTTGCAGGTGAGCTCTTGGCTACTGGCTCAGGTATTTTTCAAAGGCGTTCGAACCTGCTCCCAGGTATGTGATATCTCAGTGACGTTAAACTGTGACAAATACTAGACTAGACTTGTGTAAACCTGATAAAACATGCTGTTGATTATTTAGTTTCTAGATCTACTGGTTTGAAAGATATTTCTGTGAAATGCGCATGTTTTCCATAATGGGAAATCAACTATAAGCCTTTACGAAAATTTAGCTTTAAGTGCCGGTTTCCAGACCTGTGCCACTTCTGCACAATTTGTCTACTTTATATAGACTAACGTAGCAGTGGTTTGGGAGTTATACAGTTGTGTCATTTACCATGAATGGTGGTCTGCTCTCATATATGCAGCAAATAGTCACAGCTGCTTTGCTTTAATGGATGGAGGGGGGTTACAGGGAGGTCAGAGATGTCATTTGTTAAATCAGGTGAAGAGCATCTCTAAACCTGACCATTCGTTTATTTTTGCTCTTTATGATG of Triplophysa dalaica isolate WHDGS20190420 chromosome 11, ASM1584641v1, whole genome shotgun sequence contains these proteins:
- the tmem72 gene encoding transmembrane protein 72 — encoded protein: MKGSALWVIVECACRGFGISTATVLCAVGIETLRQGEFQSLAVYLLISSVLIMLCEVAFFIDALLAMCLSCSPTKRFFVVWKKLAKVGGFQKFLYYTMMSIMCFLHPVLAWHAVIPGMMLLVTGFLNFILSKNKKSEPPKFQSSAFNDPTQSSVSFTDMGDTEQTFPFFHIISGKGASVFLNNSRSHGITDSTRSMLEEDQSLKKAHHKKKNTNMRNSHFIESIKEDDFDTEELEETSSEKAPIIRL